One genomic region from Haloprofundus salinisoli encodes:
- a CDS encoding Sec-independent protein translocase subunit TatA/TatB has product MFDTAIPLFGALPGGPEMLIILLIIVLLFGANKLPKLARSTGQAMGEFKKGREEIEEELQEMDGSSDDSTEGTTSASSPSTSTTSTQTNNEATEQSSN; this is encoded by the coding sequence ATGTTCGACACCGCAATACCACTGTTCGGGGCGCTTCCGGGGGGGCCCGAAATGCTCATCATCCTCCTCATCATCGTCCTGCTGTTCGGCGCGAACAAGCTGCCGAAGCTCGCGCGCTCGACCGGCCAGGCAATGGGGGAGTTCAAAAAAGGACGCGAAGAGATCGAGGAGGAACTGCAGGAGATGGACGGTTCCTCCGACGACTCGACCGAGGGGACGACGTCGGCCTCCTCGCCGTCTACGTCGACCACGTCGACGCAGACGAACAACGAAGCGACCGAGCAGAGCAGCAACTAA
- a CDS encoding redoxin domain-containing protein, with protein sequence MVDVGDDAPEFTVPLADGDVSSFTLSERLDETPLVFVFFPAAFTGTCTSEMNTFRDRIDAFDSVDAHVYGVSIDTPFALNEFRRQNDLNFPLLSDTNRTLIDRYDVSMDFASLGVENVAKRAVFVVDEERTVTYKWVSDDPGIEPNYEEIQTAAADAAD encoded by the coding sequence ATGGTCGACGTAGGAGACGACGCCCCGGAGTTCACCGTCCCGCTGGCCGACGGCGACGTGAGTTCGTTCACGCTCTCGGAGCGACTCGACGAGACACCGCTGGTGTTTGTGTTCTTCCCAGCGGCGTTCACGGGCACGTGTACGAGCGAGATGAACACCTTCCGCGACCGGATCGACGCCTTCGACTCCGTCGACGCGCACGTTTACGGTGTCAGCATTGACACGCCCTTCGCGCTCAACGAGTTCCGTCGACAGAACGACCTGAACTTCCCGCTTTTGAGCGATACGAACCGCACGCTCATCGACCGCTACGACGTCTCCATGGACTTCGCCTCTCTCGGCGTCGAAAACGTCGCCAAACGCGCCGTGTTCGTCGTCGACGAGGAGAGAACGGTGACGTACAAGTGGGTCAGCGACGACCCCGGCATCGAACCGAACTACGAGGAGATTCAGACCGCCGCGGCCGACGCCGCCGACTGA